The following coding sequences are from one Triticum aestivum cultivar Chinese Spring chromosome 5A, IWGSC CS RefSeq v2.1, whole genome shotgun sequence window:
- the LOC100415823 gene encoding E3 ubiquitin-protein ligase AIP2, with product MSATAGDEAAVAERLEALRRKLGKKQHFEEAVADLAATLRDRYAGASPALRESMYSTVCRVATVLQTRYTAPGFWRVGLNLFVATEKLLTNPAEKERLKTCILRAREHLDEKENEESMPTNREPDTRFLFEGHLTVGQEPPPPAWLVAQNLTRELNILAEPSGDQNGNNTRTELRPEEMTPAIMNFLNTLSGDAELESALEASLQGITAQPKVPPASKEVVANLPVVTVTEEVIARLGSETECAVCRENLVVDDKMQELPCKHLFHPPCLKPWLDENNSCPICRHELRTDDHAYESRKEREREEEEDRKGAANAVRGGEFMYI from the exons ATGTCTGCCACGGCGGGggacgaggcggcggtggcggagcgccTGGAGGCGCTGCGGAGGAAGCTGGGCAAGAAGCAGCACTTCGAGGAGGCCGTCGCTGACCTCGCCGCCACGCTCCGCGACCGCTACGCCGGCGCCTCGCCCGCCCTCCGCGAGTCG ATGTACTCTACGGTTTGCCGTGTTGCAACCGTCCTTCAAACTAGATATACAGCACCTGGATTCTGGCGTGTTGGTCTGAACCTCTTTGTAGCAACAGAGAAGCTGTTAACTAATCCTGCTGAAAAGGAACGCCTGAAAACCTGCATTTTGAGGGCCCGGGAgcatcttgatgaaaaagaaaatgaggagTCAATGCCAACCAACAGAGAACCAG ACACTAGATTCCTTTTTGAAGGCCACCTTACCGTGGGACAAGAACCTCCTCCTCCAGCATGGCTTGTCGCCCAGAATTTAACACGAGAATTGAACATCTTAGCGGAACCTTCTGGAGATCAAAACGGGAACAACACTAGAACGGAGTTGAGGCCTGAGGAGATGACACCTGCTATAATGAACTTCTTAAACACCTTATCAGGGGACGCGGAGCTTGAGAGTGCCTTGGAAGCATCACTGCAG GGTATCACTGCGCAGCCCAAGGTACCACCGGCTTCAAAGGAGGTCGTTGCTAATCTCCCGGTTGTAACTGTTACTGAAGAAGTCATTGCTAGGCTGGGCAGCGAGACTGAGTGTGCTGTTTGCCGGGAAAACTTGGTTGTGGATGACAAGATGCAGGAGCTGCCGTGCAAGCACCTTTTCCATCCTCCTTGTCTCAAGCCGTGGCTG GATGAGAACAACTCATGCCCGATCTGCCGGCACGAGCTGAGGACGGACGACCATGCGTACGAGAGCCGGAAGgagcgggagcgagaggaggaggaagaccgGAAGGGAGCGGCCAATGCTGTCAGGGGTGGGGAATTCATGTACATCTGA